Sequence from the Muntiacus reevesi chromosome 9, mMunRee1.1, whole genome shotgun sequence genome:
AAGGTAAGAATCTTCTTCTAGACTCCATTTTAGATGCTTGGGAAAATCTCTAAATTGTAACCAGGACAAGCCTCGTGGTGGACATTGTCCAGGAACAGAAGCTAAGTATGGAACTTTTCCCAGAAACAGTTGAGGTTCAGTTTTGACTCAGAACCAGTGTTCTGTCCTAGACAGTTGAAGGGGAGCTCCATAATACATGCTGTGAAATCCATGCTCTTCAAAATGATGAATGGCCGGAAGGAGGCTCTGTCTGGAATGGTCAAGGCATCATGGTCCAGATCAGACTGCTgtttcagtcactcagatgtgtctgaatcttttctgagcccgtggactacagcccaccaggttcccctgtccatgagaatttctcaggcaagaatactggagtgggttgccaagtcccactccagggaatcttcccaacccagggatcaaatctgtgtcttttgcactggccagggattctttaccactaagccaccagggaagcccctagattaGACCGAGTCCAACACTATCCTAACCTGAAATACAGAGATGTCGGTCCTTTCAAGGATTTCTCTGGTTTAAAAAATCCATCATCACAAACATCAAGCTTATAGAAgtcaaagaactagaaaatatcCACCTCTGTTATAAGAGGAGTAGCTAGAAGTTTCCTTCTCATTAAGAATCCCCCATATAcgtgtacctatgactgattcacgttgaggtttgacagaaaacaacaaaattctataaagcaattatcctcccattgaaaaataaattttttaaaaaaagaaaagaatccccCATATgcgagaaaaaaataattctaattacATGAACTTTTCAAAAAGCATTATTGGATAGAAAGAGATGTGCCTGAGTTTTCCTGACACCTTTCCCTTTTACGACACCCTTAGCTGAACTTGACTTGTattcttttcattactgtatctcTCTTTCAATTTTGAGCTCTTCGAGTGTTGACACGCCCTCTCATTCTCcacccttctccctcttctcccagaAACTAGAGCTATGCCTGACAGAGTGGAGGGTCTCGATAAGTGTCTCTTAACATTTATTAAAGTGGATCCTGAATGAAAACCAGCAGCACAGGGCACCCCGCGCGGCCCTCTGCGGAGGCCTGAGCGGGAGGCAAGGCCAGCAAAGGGGACGCGAGTGTCCGCGCGGCCGGCTCCCTCTGCTGCGCAGCAGCTAGCATGGTAAAGCAGCTGTGCTCCAATAAAAAgcaatgtttttaatttatgaaaataaatagtGAGTAAAGGAGTAGTTGGTAGGAGAGGGTGAAGagaaagagcaaaaagaaaagagggggaTTGTAAGTTAGGGTTCTGAGCACTGGCTTTGTAGGGATCTGAGAAAGGTTCGTGGCGCTCACTTGACGGAAGAAAGCTCGCTGATGAAGGCCAATTAGAGCGAGAGGACTGGGCCCTCCGGACCCCCACCGGCCAGCCTCGTACACAGTCGCCGCCCGGCGAGGAGTGCTTGACCTTCATGACAGGAGCGAGACTTGCTTCAGCCTGAGCTAGGAATCGCTCCTTTCCCATTTGCCAGCTGGGCACGTTGGTTAAAACCTGTAAGCCTGAATGtcttcatctgaaaaaaataCAGACAATAAAGGACTGAAGGACCATTTAAGGGAAAGATGCCTGTAACAAGATTAGCGTGGCATGCAGGACCCAATAAATATTATCTGGTACTATGCAATAGGAGAATAATGCCTCTTGTTGAATGCTGTTGCTCTGAACATATCATTTGATTTACTCAGACTGTGCCTGTGAAAGTATTACGTTGAAAAGTATGTGAGATTGCCTATATGCTGCCATTATCAACTTTCAGAAGCAAATTCCATATGACTCAAGGTATTAACAGTAAAGGGACGTAATTTTGGCTCATCTTTCCAGATGCTGCTGCCAGAAAATACTCTTGGAGTCTCAGAAAGTAAATAGTCTCTTCAGACATATAATTTTCTCAGATTTACagacatatttaaaatttgcagtccatagggttgcagagtcagacacgacttagtgactgaacaacaacataaaatgtatattttattttatgaattaattttatGAATGCTATTTATGAATTCATAAATTCATATATAAAACTCATTTATAATGACATATAGACAGTATTATTCAACAATGTTTTATAAGGacaaaaatacatttgtttgGGTACATCTGATGTAGGAATCCTCCAACTGGTACAAGTACCTCCAGGAGACTCAGAAACCTCTGCTCCAAACAGGCTTCAGCCCTCTGGATGATGGTTAGAACATTATTCCCCCTTTCCTGTTTATCCCACAGTCAGAGCTCCCAAATTAAGATTTTACTTTTGTCTTCAGGTGAGTCCAAACTTGTGCTAACAGATAAAACATTAAGGTCAATTAGGCCATGCAGATAAACCATGGTCTAGATTATAATTATGCCTCTCTAGTCTAGAAATATTGTACTCCAACATTTTTGGTCTCAGATCTTAGGTGCTCTTTTTCCAATAGACCATCCAGAGTTCTACCTATGACTGAACTATAATCAAATAACAAAACCACTTGAAAGTGccggaagtgttagttgctcggtgatatccgactcttcacaaccccatggctcctctgtcagttgaattctccaggcaagaaaactggagtgggttgccatttcctattccaggggatcttcctgacccagggatcgaacccaagtctcctgcattgcaagctgatgCTTGACCGTCCAAGCCACCACTTCGGAGACATAAAGCATAGGGGAAAGCAGTGTGGTATAGACAAAGATTAAGCACAGAAGCTCCATTAACAGATTTTCAAAGCTAGCTTTCCTACTGCTCATTTACTTGACTTCAAaacactttttaactttttaatcctATATgtcttcatctgtagaatggggagaTAATAGTACATGCTTACCAAAGTGGTGTAATACAGgtgtccccaacctctggggtcTAATGTCTCATGATTTaaagtggagctgatgtaataataatagaaataaagtgcacaataaatgtagtgtacttgaatcatccccaaaccatctcccCCAAcgccagtccatggaaaaactgtcttcctcaaaactggtccttggtgccagaaaggttggggaccactggaaTGGGTGAAGCAAGCTAACCCAAGTAAGTATTCAGTACCGTCACTTTGCCTAGGACTTAACTTGGAATAAATGATAATTTGTCCTAAGACAGAGACCTTGTCCTCCAGGAACCTCGAATATAATTTGGAACAGAACATACAGACAcagtaaaggctgtatattaaCCCTAAAATCATAACACtatgagtgacaaagaatttcGGAGAAAGGAGAGAGCGATTTAAACTGGAGTGTTCCAGAAAGACTTCACAAAAGAAGAACATAACCTAGAATTTTAAAAGTGGGCAGGATCTGAATTAGGCAAAAGGGATAGGTTTTCTAGCTAGAAGGAGAACAGAATTATATGAAGTAGAAAGGTGAAAGATAGATAACAGACCAATGAGTAGGCCACATGGTGCATAGCAGGGATAACCGGGCCATCCTCAGTGGGGTTAGCCTAAAGAAGTCAGACCCAAGAGAGACTGGAATAACCAGCAGAGGGTGTGAAAGCAGGCACTTAATAAACAGGAAGGCATTAAAAAACCTTAAGCAGATGAATTATGTGCTCATGGAGAGCAAGATGAATtatagagagaaaagaagagaaatggaagattAGAGGGAAGGCCATCACAAAAATCCCAATGGAAGGTAACAGCAGACAGAACTGATAGGGTAGCAGGAAGGGAACAAAGCAAAGGATATGCGAAATCTTGTAGTTGTTTAAGtgtttacttgtttcttttcGGCCGCCCTGAGCCTTCACTGCTGCTCACAGGCTTTCCCTGGCTGCTGTGAGCTGGGCGGCTCTCCatcgcagcggcttctcttgtcgcagagcaagGGCTCGGGGAACGCAGGAGCAGAGGTTGTGACCTGCAGCATGTGccgtcttcccagaccagaggtcAAGCCCACGCTCTCTgctgtggcaggtgggttcttacccgctggacgaccagggaagtccttggtttctgttttatagttgatcaacagtgttgtgttagtttcaggtacagcaaaatgactcagttatacatgcatctcttctttttcaaattctttccccatgtaTGTTGTTACGGAGCAGtgagcagtgttccctgtgctatagagtaggtcctggTTCAATTTTAAATGTATCAATGCATACATGccagtcctgggcttccctggtagctcagctggtaaggaatccgcctgcaatgcaggagaccccagttcaattcctgggtctggagatcccctagagaagggataggctacccactccagtattcttgggcttccctggtggctcagatggtgaagaaatcacctgcaatgcgggagacctgggttcgatcccagggtcaggaagatcccctggaggagggcatggcaacccactccagtattcttgactggagaatcccacggacagaggagcctggcgggctgcagttcatggggtcacagagagttggacacacctgagcgaccgAGCACACCCCACGCCAATTCCAAGCTTCCCATCTATCCCTCCACCCCAGCTCTTCCCCCCGGATGTGGTCTCTGTgagtgtttctcttttgtaagtaagttcatttgtatcacttttttagattctgcacataagtgatatcatataacatTAGTCTTTAGAGATGAGAAATTCTGAAGGACACTATCAGTGCTCAGGGACCAATAAATACTAATATTGGATAAAGCAGAGCAAGCAAAAAAATCCATAAAGTCCCCAGGTTTTAAACTAAATTacagtttgtttaattttttctggcgtatagttgctgtacaatgTTGTTCGTCTCTGCTGTACAGAAGCGTTCATCAGctgttcatatatatacatatatatccccttttctgggtttcctttcCACGGAGATCAGCACacagcattaagtagagttccctgggctacccTAGGTTCTCATTAggtatctgttttatacacagtatccaTCGTGTATGTATGCAAACTACAGAGCTTGTGATACAGTATCACAACGCaccttttctttaaactttgaCAGGCATTcctcaaattttttatttcaagtttcCCATGATGAATTGACACCCAATTTTATCTGTTTTGCAAACTTGAACTTTAAATTGACTTTATCCATTCGTTTGTTCAGAAGTACTTCTTGAGAAATTTTCtttgccaggtactgtgctagaCACTGGAACTAAAGTAAAGGTGGTCAGAATCCCCACCGCCGAGGATTTCTCAGTCTTCAGCACAGGATGGAAAAGGGAGAAAGGTGAGAGAGGGGCAAATGTATACACTGTAATGTCACGAGATCGGCTGTGACACGAACGCTGCCGAAGTCCCTCCGTGCGGGGAGCAGCCGGGAAAGCATCCTGGTAGAAGAGCCGCCTGGCAGCGGGGAGGACACGGTCCAGGACCCCGGCGGGACCCACAGCCCGGGGATGCGTGGACGCCTGGTGGGAggcgagtttgggggagagtggacacCCGTGTATGTatgctgagtcccttctctgttcagCTGACACGATCGCAATTGTTAATCAGCTGTGCCCAACAGAAAACAGAGAGCTTGCATTCAAAAGGGACACTTGGAGACTCATGTCATCTTCCCTTTTCATAGGTGCAACGCGGTACCCatggaggaaataaataaaaccgCAAAGGCACAATTCTTCTTTCGTCCATTCTCAGCTGACCCTAGGGTCCAGGCGGTGATTTTCGTGGCCTTCCTGGCCATGTACCTGACCAGCCTGGGTGGAAACGCCCTCATTGCAGTTACTGTTCAGATCAATCATTCCCTGCACactcccatgtactttttcctggctCACCTGGCAGCTCTGGAAATCCTCTACACATCTTCCATCGCGCCCCTGGCCTTGGCGAACCTCCTTTCAATGGGCAGGACCCCCGTCTCTATCACTGGATGTGGCGCCCAGATGTTTTTCTTCGTCTTCCTGGGAGGGGCTGACTCGTCCTGCTCGCGGTTGATCGCGATCCGCTACCCTTTAGGATACACCCTGCTCATGAGCTGGCCCTTGCGTGTGGAGCTGGTGGTGGGGTCCCTGGTACTAGGGTTCTCGCTGTCGCTACCGGGGACTGTTTTAATCTTCCGTCTCCCGTTCTGCAGCAAGAGTGAAATCTACCACTTCTACTGCGACATGCCTGCCGTCATGCGCCTGGCTTGCGCGGACACGCGTGTTCAGCAGACGGCTCTGCACGTCGTCAGCTTCATCGTCCTAGGCATCCCCTTCTCGATGATCTTCGTCTCCTACGTCTCCATCGCGGCCACCGTCTCTCGGATCCGGTCCTCGGAAGGGCGCCGCCGGGCCTGCTCCACGTGCTCCCCCCACCTGTCGGCGGTCCTCCTGCAGTATGGCTGCGCCAGCTTCACATACTTGTCCCCCAGGTCCAGCCACTCTGCTGAGACGGCCCGGGTGGTGTCTGTGGTCGACACCTTCATCACTCCCATCTTAAACCCCTTGATCTATAGCATGAGGAACAAAGAATTGAAAAATGCTCTCAGGAGGCCGCTAAGCAGGTTCCAGGTAGGATAGTTCTATGACTTATTTACATCAGGGCAACCGGAGGCTGTTAATAATTATGCCCGGATGCTCTGCAGGAGCCAAGAGTGTCCTCAGCTGAGACATGGTGCTCTAGGAGCGCCGGAGGACGTGGCTGCTACTAACTGAAATAAAGCTTTATCACACAGGGCATCCTGGGCGTGGATGGAGGAGTAGCAACATTCACTTACTGGACATCTACTGGGAACGAGGCACTTTATGCGGGTTCTCTCACTTAGCCCATTATAAGTATCATTGTCTTCTTTACTTTAGAAAACTAGAGTGGCTAGCAGAATACATACCAGGATGAGAACACAGGGATTCAGAAACCTGAAGACTAAGCTGTCTCCACACAGTGATGCCTTCCTTGCTCTAGGCTTGCTCTGCCAGTAGGATATGTGTTACCTTGTACAAGTCTCTCTAAGCCGCtagacttcagtttccttatttctgAGGAGACAAAGCTGAACTAAGAGAGTACACCTGCTCCTTCGAAAGTCATAACAGTATGTTCCAAATATTGGCCAAGCAGACTCAGaatgagggggggggggggaaaggagGCTTTGCAATTAGCCAAAGGaaggtggacttttttttttttaacatgtcttGTTTTGTTACTCAAAATGAAAACTCATGATTCTGTTGACAATGTTTAAAGAGCACCCCAGGAATAAAAAGGATAATAATAATGTAGGAAAGCATTATTTAATAAGTGAAAATGCAGGAGAGGAAGAAGGTGGACAATGTTGAATTTGGATTCCTTGAGAATCTCTTCTATCTCAGAGAGAGTTCCAGACTCCTCTTGAGCTTCCAAGGAGAGAGATCATTAACTTTCAAGATATTCCACTCCTCCCTGGACAACTCCAGCTATTGAAGTACCGTAACCTACCTCGAGCTAAAATCTGTCTGCAGACAACTTCCTCCCACTGTTCTTATTTTCACCCTGTTAAGACCTTCCCTCCACGTGTGAGAAGAGCGATTATGCCTCTTCTCTGTCTTCAGTCCTCTTTTCTCTAGAGCAAGTACTCTGTCAACTTTTCCTCCAGGAGATTATATGTGAAACATTTCATCATACAAGCCACCTTCTAGATTTTTCTCTAGCTCCATATTCTTCTACAAATTTTCACCCAGAAATAAAATCCACTGGGAATATGTTATTCTGAGGGAACTATTccttttcaattcagttcagttcagttactcagtcgtgtccgactatttgcgaccccatgaatcacagcactccaggcctccctgtccatcaccaactcctggagtttactcaaactcatgtccattgagtcagtgatgccatccaaccatctcattctctgtcgtccccttctcctcctgcccccaatccctcccagcatcagggtcttttccaatgagtcagttcttcacatcaggtggccaaaatattggagtttcagcttcagcatcagtctttccaatgaatattcaggactgatttcctttaggatggactggttggatctccttgcagtccaagggaatctcaagagtcttctccaacaccacagttcaaaagcatcagttctttggtgctcagctctctttttagtaaaactctcacatccacacatgactactggaaaaaccatagccttgacgagatggatctttgttagcaaaggaatgtctctgctttttaatgtgctgtctaggttggtcataactttccttctaaggagcaaggtcttgtaggtcttcacagaaccattcaacttcagcttcttcagaattactggtcagggcatacacttggattaccatgatattgaatggtttgccttggaaacgaacagagatcattctgttgtttttgagattgcatccaagtactatattttggactattttgttgactatgatggctactccatttcttctaagggattcttgcccacagtagtagatataatggtcatctaagttaaattcaacTATTATCTATTACTTTTACCTAtgaactgtatttttatttattcatcttgaTCATTTTAGCCTCATAAATATGAATcaaatatagttttctttgtttctttctttctttgattggTTGTGCCACatgggcatgtggggtcttccttccctgaccagggatggaacccacaatcctggcattggaagcacagagtcttgaccactggaccaccaggcaagtccccaagTACAGTTTTCACACAGCTCTCAATGCTGCCTgatcataatttattttactaacGTACAcacaaaactttttatttaacagTGATACTTTGTGTTTTTATTGGTTTTGGATTGATCCAAATTGACAAAGTGGTGTTCAGGATTTATTTCATTCATCAGAATTTTATGCCATGGCCAAAATTATAactgtatttcattttgtttctccaaGTCATTAACAAATATCTAGACTAGGGCAGGACCAATGCAGTCCTCCTCTTTGGGAACTGTCGTCCAACTAGACAGAAGTCCGCTCAGTCAGTACCAGCGGCGGTTCACTGTCACCAACGTGGCCCGCCCCTGCTGCGCCCCATCGTCCTGTATCCGAGCTTCTAGCTGACCTCCGTCCTCCGTGGACATGTGACTCGCTTTGGTCGACGGGACATCAGCAAAGGTGCTTCAGGCAGAGGCTCACCCTTCCCTTTGGCGCCTGTCCTCTCGCTGTCCTAAGACTGACCTGTGAAGAAGCAAGGGCTAGGGCGACACCtcatgaagcacaaactggacgTGAAGCTGAGGCTCCCTAGACCAGCCCCAGTCAAACCACCAGATGTCTGGTGCTAACCCACAGAAGCCTCGGAAAATAAAATGACTGGCATTTTGAGTTTGGAGTGGTTCCTTTTGCAGCAAAAAGTAACCAATTCACCATGCAATCCAAACTAAACCatctctaaataaataaataaaccatgcaaaaaaagaaaaccaaactaaACCATCTCTTCTAGAAGGACATCATAGAAAATGGATCAAATCCTTTCATACAATCAAAATACACTAAAACACTTATTTAAACCTAGCCATTTAGAAGCCTTATTTTAAAGTGAGGTGCATTTGGCATATTTGTCTTGAGTAACTACTTATGGGCTCTTGGTCATCActagtttgcttgtttttttgaaGGAGAATcactacttcattttttttattatttatttattgggctgtgccgggtcttagtagcggcata
This genomic interval carries:
- the LOC136174537 gene encoding olfactory receptor 10V1-like: MEEINKTAKAQFFFRPFSADPRVQAVIFVAFLAMYLTSLGGNALIAVTVQINHSLHTPMYFFLAHLAALEILYTSSIAPLALANLLSMGRTPVSITGCGAQMFFFVFLGGADSSCSRLIAIRYPLGYTLLMSWPLRVELVVGSLVLGFSLSLPGTVLIFRLPFCSKSEIYHFYCDMPAVMRLACADTRVQQTALHVVSFIVLGIPFSMIFVSYVSIAATVSRIRSSEGRRRACSTCSPHLSAVLLQYGCASFTYLSPRSSHSAETARVVSVVDTFITPILNPLIYSMRNKELKNALRRPLSRFQVG